One stretch of Euphorbia lathyris chromosome 7, ddEupLath1.1, whole genome shotgun sequence DNA includes these proteins:
- the LOC136234837 gene encoding uncharacterized protein, producing MSTSREGKNKKKKMENVTALSWQEKKEIADKEDDALAKEINDLKKWTDMVEEMNDEQLKEYLKSGPEELKSLKMQKKKQPRQRVQKVRKTRCSTSSSTGIMASVWKFHREDDDDSYIRLDA from the exons ATGTCTACTTCAAGAGAAggaaagaataagaagaagaaaatggagaATGTAACAGCTCTTTCATGGCAGGAgaagaaggaaattgcagataaAGAAGATGATGCTCTGGCCAAGGAAATTAATGATCTTAAAAAATGG ACTGATATGGTAGAAGAGATGAATGATGAGCAATTAAAGGAGTACCTGAAAAGTGGACCTGAAGAGCTGAAATCTTTGaagatgcaaaagaagaagCAGCCTAGACAAAGA GTCCAAAAAGTTAGGAAGACAAGatgttctacttcttcttctactGGAATAATGGCTTCGGTGTGGAAATTTCACAGggaagatgatgatgattcTTATATTAGATTAGATGCTTGA